In Streptomyces durocortorensis, a genomic segment contains:
- the zwf gene encoding glucose-6-phosphate dehydrogenase yields the protein MSGVPGANPLRDAQDRRLPRIAGPSGLVIFGVTGDLSRKKLMPAVYDLANRGLLPPGFSLIGFARRDWEDEDFAQVVHDAVKEHARTPFREEVWQQLIQGMRFVQGNFDDDEAFETLKATIEELDKAQGTGGNFAFYLSVPPKFFPKVVQQLKKHGLADQSEGSWRRAVIEKPFGHDLASAQELNQLVHAVFPPNEVFRIDHYLGKETVQNILALRFANTMFEPIWNRSYVDHVQITMAEDIGIGGRAGYYDGIGAARDVIQNHLLQLLALTAMEEPGSFHPKALVAEKLKVLTAVELPEDLGKHTVRGQYAHAWQGGEEVLGYLEEDGIDPKSTTDTFAAIKLTINNRRWAGVPFYLRTGKRLGRRVTEIAVVFKRAPYLPFESGATEELGGNALVIRVQPDEGVTVRFGSKVPGTSMEVRDVTMDFAYGESFTESSPEAYERLLLDVLLGDANLFPRHQEVELSWNILDPIEEYWDKHGKPAQYAAGTWGPAEADEMLARDGRSWRRP from the coding sequence TTGTCTGGTGTTCCCGGAGCCAACCCGCTCCGTGACGCCCAGGACCGACGGCTCCCGCGTATCGCGGGGCCGTCGGGCCTGGTCATCTTTGGCGTCACGGGCGATTTGTCCCGTAAAAAGCTGATGCCCGCCGTCTACGACCTGGCCAATCGCGGCCTGCTGCCGCCGGGCTTCTCGCTCATCGGTTTCGCTCGCCGCGACTGGGAGGACGAGGACTTCGCCCAGGTCGTCCATGACGCCGTCAAGGAGCACGCCCGTACGCCGTTCCGCGAGGAGGTCTGGCAGCAGCTCATCCAGGGGATGCGCTTCGTCCAGGGCAACTTCGACGACGACGAGGCGTTCGAGACGCTGAAGGCGACCATCGAGGAGCTCGACAAGGCGCAGGGCACGGGCGGCAACTTCGCCTTCTACCTGTCGGTGCCGCCGAAGTTCTTCCCCAAGGTCGTCCAGCAGCTCAAGAAGCACGGCCTGGCCGACCAGAGCGAGGGTTCCTGGCGGCGTGCCGTCATCGAGAAGCCGTTCGGCCACGACCTGGCCAGCGCGCAGGAGCTCAACCAGCTCGTGCACGCCGTCTTCCCGCCCAACGAGGTCTTCCGGATCGACCACTACCTGGGCAAGGAGACGGTCCAGAACATCCTGGCGCTGCGGTTCGCCAACACGATGTTCGAGCCGATCTGGAACCGGTCCTATGTCGACCACGTACAGATCACGATGGCCGAGGACATCGGCATCGGCGGCCGGGCCGGTTATTACGACGGCATCGGCGCCGCCCGTGACGTCATCCAGAACCACCTGCTCCAACTGCTGGCGCTGACCGCGATGGAGGAGCCCGGCTCCTTCCATCCCAAGGCCCTGGTCGCCGAGAAGCTCAAGGTCCTCACCGCCGTCGAGCTGCCCGAGGACCTCGGCAAGCACACGGTGCGCGGCCAGTACGCGCACGCCTGGCAGGGCGGCGAGGAGGTCCTCGGCTATCTGGAGGAGGACGGCATCGACCCCAAGTCGACGACCGACACCTTCGCCGCGATCAAGCTGACGATCAACAACCGCCGCTGGGCGGGCGTCCCGTTCTACCTCCGGACCGGCAAGCGGCTCGGCCGCCGGGTCACGGAGATCGCGGTCGTCTTCAAGCGCGCCCCGTATCTCCCCTTCGAGTCCGGCGCGACCGAGGAGCTCGGCGGCAATGCCCTGGTCATCCGGGTCCAGCCGGACGAGGGCGTCACCGTGCGCTTCGGCTCCAAGGTCCCCGGCACCTCGATGGAGGTCCGGGACGTCACGATGGACTTCGCGTACGGCGAGTCCTTCACGGAGTCCAGCCCGGAGGCGTACGAACGGCTCCTCCTGGACGTCCTGCTCGGCGACGCCAACCTCTTCCCCCGTCACCAGGAGGTCGAGCTCTCCTGGAACATCCTCGACCCGATCGAGGAGTACTGGGACAAGCACGGCAAGCCCGCGCAGTACGCGGCCGGGACCTGGGGTCCGGCCGAGGCGGACGAGATGCTCGCACGCGACGGACGGAGCTGGAGGCGGCCATGA
- the opcA gene encoding glucose-6-phosphate dehydrogenase assembly protein OpcA, which yields MKIDLTETTSSKINQALVSARRAIGTPAIGMVLTLVIVTDEENAYDALKSAGDASREHPSRIIAVIKRVSRSPRARRDARLDAEVRVGSDAGTGETVVLRLHGELANHAQSVVLPLLLPDAPVVVWWPEGAPADPAKDPLGALAQRRITDAYSAERPLDELAVRAAAYSPGDTDLAWTRITPWRSMLAAALDQQPAEVIGATVEGESDNPSCELLAMWLADRLAVPVERTHSGGPGLTAVRMETKNGVIVLDRPDGSLATLSMQNQPDRAVALKRRDTAELLAEELRRLDPDNTYESSVKFGIEKLHQGGDVTATPLGHASDTAGSADKAEKSAEPKAPAAKKAPAKKAAAK from the coding sequence ATGAAGATCGATCTCACGGAAACCACGTCCAGCAAGATCAACCAGGCGCTGGTCTCGGCCCGCCGGGCCATCGGCACCCCCGCCATCGGCATGGTGCTCACGCTGGTCATCGTCACCGACGAGGAGAACGCCTACGACGCGCTCAAGTCGGCCGGTGACGCCTCGCGCGAGCACCCCTCGCGGATCATCGCGGTGATCAAGCGGGTCAGCCGCTCCCCGCGGGCCCGGCGGGACGCCCGCCTGGACGCCGAGGTCCGGGTCGGTTCCGACGCGGGCACCGGCGAGACCGTCGTCCTGCGGCTCCACGGCGAACTGGCCAACCACGCCCAGTCGGTGGTCCTTCCGCTGCTGCTGCCGGACGCCCCGGTCGTGGTGTGGTGGCCCGAGGGCGCCCCCGCCGACCCGGCGAAGGACCCGCTCGGGGCCCTCGCCCAGCGCCGGATCACCGATGCCTACTCCGCCGAGCGCCCGCTCGACGAGCTGGCGGTGCGGGCGGCGGCGTACAGCCCGGGCGACACCGACCTGGCCTGGACCCGGATCACGCCGTGGCGCTCGATGCTGGCCGCCGCGCTCGACCAGCAGCCCGCCGAGGTCATCGGCGCGACCGTGGAGGGCGAGAGCGACAACCCGAGCTGCGAGCTGCTGGCCATGTGGCTCGCGGACCGGCTGGCCGTCCCGGTGGAGCGCACGCACTCCGGGGGGCCGGGGCTCACCGCGGTCCGGATGGAGACGAAGAACGGCGTCATCGTCCTGGACCGCCCCGACGGCTCGCTGGCCACGCTCTCCATGCAGAACCAGCCGGACCGCGCGGTGGCGCTCAAGCGGCGCGACACCGCAGAGCTGCTGGCGGAGGAGCTGCGCCGGCTCGACCCGGACAACACCTACGAGTCCTCGGTCAAGTTCGGCATCGAGAAGCTGCACCAGGGTGGCGACGTCACGGCCACGCCCCTCGGCCACGCGTCGGACACGGCGGGCTCGGCGGACAAGGCGGAGAAGTCCGCCGAGCCGAAGGCGCCCGCGGCGAAGAAGGCCCCGGCCAAGAAGGCGGCCGCCAAGTGA
- the pgl gene encoding 6-phosphogluconolactonase — translation MTPPQLVVHRDKELMAQAAAARLITKVVDAQAARGHASVVLTGGRNGNGLLAALAAAPARDAIDWARLDLWWGDERFLPEGDPERNVTQAREALLDAVPLDPARVHPMPASDGPHGKDVGDAAAAYAAELAAAAGPEDHGPVPTFDVLMLGVGPDTHVASLFPELPAVRETERTVVGVRGAPKPPPVRVSLTLPAIRAAREVWLLAAGEDKAEAAAIALSGAGEIQAPAAGAYGRSRTLWLLDAAAASQLPRALYPPASA, via the coding sequence GTGACGCCTCCTCAGCTCGTCGTGCACCGTGACAAGGAGCTGATGGCACAGGCCGCGGCGGCCCGGCTGATCACGAAGGTCGTGGATGCCCAGGCCGCCCGTGGCCATGCCTCGGTGGTGCTGACCGGCGGGCGCAACGGCAACGGCCTGCTGGCCGCGCTCGCCGCCGCGCCCGCCCGGGACGCGATCGACTGGGCGCGCCTGGACCTGTGGTGGGGCGACGAGCGGTTCCTGCCCGAGGGCGACCCGGAGCGCAATGTCACCCAGGCCCGCGAGGCGCTGCTCGACGCGGTGCCGCTGGACCCGGCCCGGGTCCACCCGATGCCCGCGTCGGACGGCCCGCACGGCAAGGACGTGGGCGACGCGGCAGCGGCGTACGCGGCCGAACTGGCCGCCGCGGCAGGCCCTGAGGACCACGGCCCGGTGCCCACGTTCGACGTGCTGATGCTGGGCGTCGGCCCGGACACGCATGTGGCTTCGCTCTTCCCTGAGCTGCCTGCCGTACGGGAGACCGAGCGCACCGTCGTCGGTGTGCGCGGGGCGCCCAAGCCTCCGCCGGTCCGGGTCTCCCTCACACTGCCCGCGATCCGCGCGGCGCGTGAGGTGTGGCTGCTGGCGGCGGGCGAGGACAAGGCGGAGGCCGCGGCCATCGCCCTGTCCGGGGCCGGGGAGATACAGGCCCCGGCGGCGGGCGCGTACGGGCGCAGCCGGACGCTGTGGCTGCTGGACGCGGCGGCGGCCTCGCAGCTGCCGCGCGCGCTGTATCCGCCGGCCTCTGCCTGA
- a CDS encoding barstar family protein: protein MSPESEGIDDTQDILYRLVDKESGKVLLAAEDLRDYFMEEDPEPPETLTVTFVRAHQVGRARRKTEWAELQVVDRQGRTIGAYHLGRVIAAFRHELVPSGADRPDLDYSFGHTCEYPRAGEIWRKWATGRPVERGEWARYPSDWHESWLHVVQTAWFDSGRDATRYETDGTAVIDSTGISTRAGFYCALGEAVNGPGGYFGSNRDAVFDCLRTMRRDGAAPFRLVWWNFAASREVLGSDFTASVLALFEECGVETELSAG, encoded by the coding sequence ATGAGCCCCGAGAGCGAAGGCATCGACGACACGCAGGACATCCTGTACCGGCTTGTCGACAAGGAGTCCGGAAAGGTCCTTCTGGCCGCCGAGGACCTTCGCGACTACTTCATGGAGGAGGACCCGGAGCCGCCGGAGACCCTCACCGTCACCTTCGTCCGAGCGCACCAGGTCGGCCGTGCCCGGCGGAAGACCGAGTGGGCCGAGCTCCAGGTCGTCGACCGGCAGGGGAGGACGATCGGGGCGTACCACCTCGGGAGGGTGATCGCCGCGTTCCGGCACGAGCTCGTGCCCTCCGGCGCGGACCGCCCCGACCTCGACTACTCCTTCGGGCACACCTGCGAGTACCCCCGGGCCGGAGAGATCTGGCGGAAGTGGGCCACGGGCCGACCCGTCGAGCGCGGAGAATGGGCCCGCTACCCGTCCGACTGGCACGAGAGCTGGCTGCACGTCGTGCAGACCGCCTGGTTCGATTCCGGGCGGGATGCGACGCGCTACGAGACCGACGGGACGGCGGTCATCGACAGCACCGGGATCAGCACGAGGGCAGGCTTCTACTGCGCCCTGGGAGAAGCCGTCAACGGGCCCGGCGGCTACTTCGGTTCGAACCGCGACGCGGTCTTCGACTGCCTTCGGACCATGCGGCGCGACGGAGCGGCTCCGTTCCGCCTGGTGTGGTGGAACTTCGCGGCCTCCCGCGAAGTGCTGGGCAGCGATTTCACCGCGAGCGTTCTCGCTCTGTTCGAGGAGTGCGGTGTGGAGACCGAGCTGTCCGCGGGGTGA
- a CDS encoding VOC family protein, giving the protein MVHIGTVVMGASDVRRAAAFWKAALDYTEREPGSDDWVVLVPVEGPGVGVALGRSASPVQEVPWVHLDLYSDVQEAEVERLIGLGAERVAWELYPPDPDFVVLADPNTPHYQF; this is encoded by the coding sequence ATGGTGCATATCGGAACCGTGGTGATGGGCGCGTCCGACGTACGGCGGGCCGCCGCCTTCTGGAAGGCGGCACTGGACTACACCGAGCGCGAGCCGGGCTCGGACGACTGGGTGGTGCTGGTCCCGGTCGAGGGCCCGGGTGTCGGGGTGGCGCTGGGCCGCTCCGCCTCCCCCGTCCAGGAGGTCCCCTGGGTCCACCTCGACCTCTACTCCGACGTCCAGGAGGCCGAGGTGGAGCGGCTGATCGGGCTCGGTGCCGAAAGGGTCGCGTGGGAGCTGTACCCCCCGGACCCGGACTTCGTGGTGCTCGCCGACCCCAACACACCTCACTACCAGTTCTGA
- a CDS encoding GntR family transcriptional regulator, translating into MEFDPTQPKWQQIADAVRQRIASGQYPARHLVSEVQLENEFGVARTTVRKATAALRDEGLIITTPGMGSFVRDRSEDERQDTQ; encoded by the coding sequence ATGGAGTTCGACCCGACGCAACCGAAGTGGCAGCAGATCGCAGACGCGGTGAGGCAGCGCATTGCCAGCGGCCAATACCCCGCCCGTCACCTGGTTTCCGAAGTGCAGCTAGAGAACGAATTTGGCGTAGCTCGAACAACGGTCCGTAAGGCGACGGCGGCCCTGCGGGATGAGGGCTTGATCATCACTACCCCCGGCATGGGCTCTTTCGTGCGCGACCGCAGCGAGGATGAGCGCCAGGACACGCAGTAG
- a CDS encoding glycine-rich domain-containing protein produces MRNALALLTPEGLGGVVATVIDNNPGMTEGTAQRIVAEAIKFVDAAAQFPTTRIAPSKVVDEGWHALILHTELYAKLCEGLGRFVHHYPERPDPERFDEHVITRTIATIEQAGYETDSDLWTSPTKSLVSVVAQCQHTPPGGCGPIRPGNCATTGE; encoded by the coding sequence ATGCGAAACGCACTCGCGTTACTCACCCCCGAAGGGCTTGGGGGTGTCGTCGCAACGGTCATCGACAACAACCCCGGTATGACCGAGGGTACGGCGCAACGGATCGTCGCGGAGGCGATCAAGTTCGTGGACGCCGCAGCGCAGTTCCCCACCACCAGGATCGCCCCTTCCAAGGTCGTGGACGAGGGGTGGCACGCCCTGATCCTGCACACCGAGCTGTACGCCAAGCTGTGTGAGGGGCTGGGCCGGTTCGTGCACCACTATCCCGAGCGCCCCGACCCCGAGCGCTTCGACGAGCACGTCATCACCCGCACCATCGCGACCATCGAACAGGCCGGGTACGAGACGGACTCGGACCTGTGGACGAGCCCCACGAAGTCCCTGGTGTCCGTGGTGGCACAGTGCCAGCACACGCCGCCCGGTGGCTGCGGCCCGATTCGTCCGGGCAACTGCGCGACCACTGGCGAGTAG
- a CDS encoding tetratricopeptide repeat protein, whose product MTTRQPNAGLERLYRESGWTLRQFAQEVNRIGTERGTPLKYQQPSVHQWLSGHLPKEAVRPLILEALARRLLRPITHTEAGFPAPPEESNSNPTTVEGLVDLGRQDMDPSRRSVLSAGLFSVALTVPGWPDVVGRMEAAQKGTRTRIGMSDVQTVSAMTEQLSSMDDQFGGRTARPLAAIFLVNTVAPFLRTDGPEDVRKAMTSAASDLCYLTGYMAVDEGLHGLAQRYYLKALELAGASEDHLTYCTTLRGMSVQAVDLNQGPMAMRLADAAAASSPQAGPRMRAFLAGQQAHAAAQIRDRRSALMYLQEAEIAMEKAESRGKVFGSYDPASLNYHTSQVRFEMGDVNGAVAAMQESDRLRYSIYRRTRVKERAILAERQLAVGHLEAACQTWGLALDDYPLVNSGRIDKRMTGMFNLIRPHARNHDAQALYQRARETVRPELVPA is encoded by the coding sequence GTGACGACACGGCAGCCGAACGCCGGACTTGAGCGGCTGTACCGCGAGAGCGGGTGGACCCTGCGGCAGTTCGCCCAAGAGGTCAACCGCATCGGGACCGAACGCGGAACCCCCCTGAAGTACCAACAGCCGTCCGTTCACCAGTGGTTAAGCGGCCACCTGCCGAAGGAAGCTGTTCGGCCGCTGATCCTGGAAGCACTCGCCCGGAGACTGCTCCGTCCCATCACCCACACCGAGGCGGGATTCCCGGCACCCCCGGAAGAGTCGAACAGCAACCCGACTACCGTGGAGGGGCTGGTAGACCTCGGGAGGCAAGACATGGACCCGTCACGCCGTAGCGTCCTGAGTGCGGGACTGTTCTCCGTCGCGCTTACCGTTCCCGGCTGGCCGGACGTTGTGGGCCGCATGGAAGCAGCGCAGAAGGGCACCCGGACCCGTATCGGCATGTCCGACGTGCAAACGGTCTCGGCCATGACAGAACAGCTCTCGTCGATGGACGACCAGTTTGGCGGCCGGACAGCCCGCCCGCTTGCCGCAATCTTCCTGGTGAACACGGTTGCCCCGTTCCTGCGGACGGACGGCCCCGAGGACGTACGCAAAGCGATGACGTCTGCGGCTTCCGATCTCTGCTACCTCACCGGGTACATGGCCGTTGACGAGGGGTTGCACGGGCTCGCACAGCGCTACTACCTGAAAGCGCTAGAGCTTGCGGGAGCCTCGGAAGACCACTTGACGTACTGCACCACGCTCCGGGGCATGAGCGTGCAAGCGGTAGACCTGAATCAAGGGCCGATGGCTATGCGGCTTGCGGATGCTGCGGCGGCTTCCTCCCCCCAGGCTGGTCCTCGGATGCGTGCCTTCCTCGCTGGCCAGCAGGCACATGCAGCCGCGCAGATCAGGGACCGCCGGTCCGCGCTCATGTACTTGCAGGAAGCCGAAATTGCCATGGAGAAGGCAGAGTCACGCGGGAAGGTGTTCGGCTCGTATGACCCTGCGTCGCTCAATTACCACACCAGTCAAGTGCGGTTCGAAATGGGCGACGTGAACGGCGCAGTTGCCGCTATGCAGGAATCGGACCGACTTCGGTACAGCATCTATCGGCGTACACGCGTCAAGGAACGGGCGATCCTCGCCGAGCGCCAACTAGCCGTGGGCCATCTCGAAGCCGCGTGCCAGACATGGGGGCTGGCGCTGGACGATTACCCCCTGGTCAACTCGGGGCGCATTGACAAGCGGATGACGGGCATGTTCAACCTCATTCGCCCCCACGCCAGGAACCATGACGCCCAAGCCCTCTATCAGCGTGCACGCGAGACCGTTCGGCCCGAACTAGTCCCGGCATAG
- a CDS encoding recombinase family protein, producing MEKTTRRNPLAGTVYAETLRGVRCIRLSVLTDETTSPERQREADDLTTAAHNISFGEGDQLREAVDLDVSASKISPFDRPALGGWLARPDDFDALVWWRFDRAIRSMADMHKLAEWAREHMKVLVFAEGIGGGKLVFDFRNPLDPMAELQMTMFAFAAQVEAQSISDRVTGAMAAIRKMPLRWRGGGRPPYGYMPAPMPKEHGGIGWALVPDPDAVKAIERIIRELLEGTTVSAIAVGLNADSIPSPRDHWAVKKEREKGRKTGGAKGSHVVRDVFKWTPAVITRMLRNPTLLGWKMHKGKPVRDAEGNPIMQTETPILTREEFDRIGVVLDSRSIDNKQRKDTDALLLRVIHCDSCGGRMYRDKMSASANQTPVYKCNAHGRGIKCEAAAHIRGDWVDEYVEAEFLRVVGPVQTTHVVEIPGYDPEPELRATVAEFAEHQEQRGRQKSKHAAAEWQRRADALDNRFATLEAAEKVEPQRIVTSTGRTFADEWAEKDTAGRRAMLVEAGVRLDVRRGVRGGWRKLDVRRVDFTMRGELDPAAEALADVVAALESEARGDEPTPGASVRLVEPVRELVAA from the coding sequence ATGGAAAAGACCACACGCAGGAACCCCCTCGCGGGCACGGTCTACGCCGAGACCCTTCGGGGCGTGCGGTGTATCCGTCTGTCCGTACTCACCGACGAGACCACCAGCCCCGAGCGGCAGCGCGAGGCCGACGACCTAACAACAGCCGCGCACAACATCAGCTTCGGCGAGGGTGACCAGCTCCGCGAAGCGGTAGACCTTGACGTTTCCGCTTCCAAGATCAGCCCCTTTGACCGTCCCGCCCTCGGCGGTTGGCTCGCGCGGCCCGATGACTTTGACGCCCTGGTGTGGTGGCGCTTTGACCGCGCTATCCGGTCCATGGCGGACATGCACAAGTTGGCCGAGTGGGCCCGCGAGCACATGAAGGTGCTGGTGTTCGCCGAGGGCATCGGCGGGGGCAAGCTCGTCTTTGACTTCCGCAATCCGCTGGACCCGATGGCGGAATTGCAGATGACCATGTTCGCCTTCGCCGCTCAGGTGGAGGCGCAGAGCATCAGCGACCGTGTCACCGGGGCCATGGCTGCCATCCGGAAAATGCCCCTCCGGTGGCGTGGTGGTGGTCGTCCGCCGTACGGCTACATGCCCGCCCCCATGCCCAAGGAACACGGGGGCATCGGCTGGGCCCTCGTACCGGACCCCGATGCAGTCAAGGCCATTGAACGCATCATCCGTGAGCTGCTGGAGGGGACGACGGTCTCGGCTATCGCCGTGGGGCTCAACGCCGACAGCATCCCGAGCCCGCGCGATCACTGGGCCGTGAAGAAGGAGCGCGAAAAGGGCAGGAAGACCGGCGGGGCCAAGGGATCGCACGTCGTCCGTGACGTGTTCAAGTGGACTCCCGCTGTCATTACCCGGATGCTGCGCAACCCGACGCTGCTCGGCTGGAAGATGCACAAGGGCAAGCCGGTCCGGGACGCCGAGGGCAACCCGATCATGCAGACCGAAACCCCGATCCTGACGCGCGAGGAGTTCGACCGCATCGGGGTCGTGCTCGACTCCCGCAGCATCGACAACAAGCAACGCAAGGACACGGACGCACTGCTGCTGCGCGTGATCCACTGCGACTCATGTGGCGGACGGATGTACCGCGACAAGATGTCCGCAAGCGCGAACCAAACTCCCGTCTATAAGTGCAACGCTCATGGCCGTGGCATCAAGTGTGAGGCGGCCGCACATATCCGTGGGGACTGGGTGGACGAGTACGTTGAAGCCGAATTCCTGCGGGTGGTCGGTCCGGTCCAAACGACTCACGTTGTCGAGATTCCGGGGTACGACCCGGAGCCCGAGTTGCGCGCCACTGTGGCCGAGTTCGCCGAGCACCAGGAACAGCGCGGCCGTCAGAAGTCCAAGCACGCGGCGGCCGAATGGCAGCGACGTGCGGACGCGCTCGACAACCGCTTTGCCACGCTGGAGGCTGCCGAAAAGGTCGAGCCGCAACGGATCGTGACCAGCACGGGCCGGACGTTCGCGGACGAGTGGGCGGAGAAGGACACGGCGGGACGGCGCGCGATGCTCGTTGAAGCGGGCGTTCGTCTGGACGTGCGGCGCGGTGTCCGGGGCGGGTGGCGCAAGCTCGACGTACGGCGCGTGGACTTCACCATGCGCGGTGAGCTGGACCCCGCAGCGGAAGCCCTCGCGGACGTCGTGGCGGCGCTGGAATCCGAAGCGCGCGGAGACGAGCCGACCCCGGGCGCGAGCGTGCGTCTGGTCGAGCCTGTCCGCGAACTGGTGGCCGCGTAA
- a CDS encoding poly-gamma-glutamate hydrolase family protein yields MTFTHRRTVLTALATAAVSGPLLGSITATDAHATGDLDIYTSNSDLYKKLAGKEGVEFARRYKRHEYTDHSLPQRYPYNRTTVMAMHGGGIEMGTSELCLAIAGYHPATLEPLQDGHGVFDYWMFEGLRSSGNRDLHVTAKNCDDHVALSMAASSLNVLSLHGCTSAQAGTGPQAVVVGGLNTRFKTLLKAEFDAVGIAWRDGSEVPNLAGVNRVNPVNRTMLAKGGQLELTTELRAAMFTVNTRAGRAGSTTEVFDRFVGACRAAVTKLEQGSDQVVL; encoded by the coding sequence ATGACCTTCACCCACCGCCGTACCGTGCTCACCGCCCTCGCCACCGCCGCCGTCAGCGGCCCGCTGCTGGGCTCGATCACCGCGACCGACGCCCATGCCACCGGCGACCTGGACATCTACACCTCCAACTCCGACCTCTACAAGAAGCTCGCGGGCAAGGAGGGCGTCGAGTTCGCCCGCCGCTACAAGAGGCACGAGTACACCGACCACTCGCTGCCGCAGAGGTATCCGTACAACCGCACCACGGTCATGGCGATGCACGGCGGCGGCATCGAGATGGGAACCTCCGAGCTCTGCCTCGCCATCGCCGGTTACCACCCCGCCACGCTGGAGCCCCTCCAGGACGGCCACGGGGTCTTCGACTACTGGATGTTCGAGGGGCTGCGCTCCTCCGGCAACCGCGATCTGCACGTCACCGCCAAGAACTGCGACGACCACGTCGCCCTCTCCATGGCCGCGAGCAGCCTCAACGTGCTGAGCCTGCACGGCTGTACGTCGGCGCAGGCGGGCACCGGCCCGCAGGCCGTGGTCGTCGGCGGACTGAACACCCGCTTCAAGACCCTGCTCAAGGCGGAGTTCGACGCGGTCGGCATCGCCTGGCGGGACGGAAGCGAGGTGCCCAACCTGGCCGGGGTCAACCGCGTCAACCCCGTCAACCGCACGATGCTCGCCAAGGGCGGTCAGCTGGAGCTCACCACGGAACTGCGCGCCGCCATGTTCACGGTCAACACCCGCGCGGGCCGGGCCGGCAGTACGACCGAGGTCTTCGACCGCTTCGTCGGCGCCTGCCGGGCCGCGGTCACGAAGCTGGAGCAGGGATCGGACCAGGTCGTCCTCTGA
- a CDS encoding PH domain-containing protein yields the protein MSAAAPEDDWRRLDPRTVLVTALVMAGVVAGVAIPATLGLSRWLGLPLAVLWALAGALLVIAAAAGADRVRWHRTRYRIGEQRVELHTGLLLVKRRSLARTRIRTVDLTANLLLRLLGLVTVRIGTGEQGHDSTLTLDPVTRAEGERLRRLLLERAAAPPSGGHREGELAVLDPRWVRYAPVSFVAPVLGGAAAGAVMQISDWVGAQGAVIAWVGDLFRETPLTWVILGLVVAALIAGAAGALGLWIEMWWNYRLEREPGGTLRVRRGLFTSRSISVEEARLRGVDLVEPLGIRLLGAARLEAITTGLAKDHEGQSADHNTLLPAAPRPRADTVAADVLREAVTPTGATLIRHPYAARGRRLRWSLATALAPLLLLVLLGALLTPVLLWIALGCAVVFLPLAVALALDAYRGLGHALSGRYLVTRSGTVRRSTAALERAGVIGWTVKQSVFQRRAGLLSITATTAAGGGAYTAYDTDASEGLTFAAEAVPGLLEPFLERPAHRRATGP from the coding sequence ATGAGCGCCGCCGCCCCGGAAGACGACTGGCGCCGTCTCGACCCCCGTACGGTTCTGGTCACCGCGCTCGTCATGGCGGGCGTCGTCGCGGGCGTCGCCATCCCCGCCACCCTCGGGCTCTCCCGCTGGCTCGGCCTCCCCCTCGCCGTCCTCTGGGCGCTGGCCGGGGCCCTCCTGGTCATCGCGGCCGCGGCGGGCGCCGACCGGGTCCGCTGGCACCGCACCCGCTACCGCATCGGCGAGCAGCGCGTCGAGCTCCACACCGGCCTGCTCCTGGTCAAGCGCCGCTCCCTGGCCCGGACACGCATCCGCACGGTCGACCTCACCGCCAACCTGCTGCTGCGCCTCCTCGGCCTGGTCACCGTCCGCATCGGCACGGGGGAACAGGGCCACGACTCGACGCTCACCCTGGACCCGGTCACCCGAGCCGAGGGCGAACGGCTCCGCCGTCTGCTGCTGGAACGCGCCGCGGCCCCGCCGTCCGGCGGCCACCGTGAGGGCGAGCTGGCCGTGCTGGACCCCCGGTGGGTCCGCTACGCCCCGGTGTCCTTCGTCGCCCCCGTGCTCGGCGGTGCGGCGGCCGGAGCCGTGATGCAGATCAGCGACTGGGTCGGGGCCCAGGGCGCGGTCATCGCCTGGGTCGGCGACCTCTTCCGGGAGACCCCGCTGACCTGGGTGATCCTCGGCCTGGTCGTGGCGGCCCTGATCGCGGGCGCCGCCGGGGCGCTCGGCCTCTGGATCGAGATGTGGTGGAACTACCGCCTGGAGCGCGAGCCTGGCGGCACGCTGCGGGTGCGGCGCGGACTGTTCACCTCCCGGTCGATCTCCGTGGAGGAGGCCCGGCTGCGCGGCGTCGACCTGGTCGAGCCGCTCGGTATCCGGCTGCTCGGCGCGGCCCGGCTGGAGGCCATCACCACCGGGCTCGCCAAGGACCACGAGGGTCAGAGCGCAGACCACAACACCCTGCTCCCGGCCGCGCCCCGGCCCAGGGCCGACACCGTCGCCGCCGATGTGCTGCGCGAGGCGGTCACCCCGACCGGCGCCACGCTGATCCGCCATCCGTACGCCGCCCGGGGCCGCAGACTGCGCTGGTCGCTCGCCACGGCCCTGGCCCCCCTGCTGCTCCTGGTCCTCCTCGGGGCCCTGCTCACCCCTGTGCTGCTCTGGATCGCCCTGGGCTGCGCGGTGGTCTTCCTTCCGCTCGCGGTGGCCCTGGCCCTGGACGCGTACCGGGGGCTCGGGCACGCGCTCTCCGGGCGCTATCTGGTGACCCGCTCCGGCACGGTCCGCCGCTCCACCGCCGCCCTGGAACGGGCCGGGGTGATCGGCTGGACGGTCAAGCAGTCGGTCTTCCAGCGCCGGGCCGGGCTGCTCAGCATCACGGCCACCACCGCCGCCGGAGGGGGCGCGTACACCGCCTACGACACCGACGCGAGCGAGGGCCTCACCTTCGCCGCCGAGGCCGTACCGGGACTGCTGGAACCCTTCCTGGAGCGCCCGGCCCACCGTCGGGCGACCGGCCCGTGA